The Bacteroidia bacterium genome includes a window with the following:
- the menD gene encoding 2-succinyl-5-enolpyruvyl-6-hydroxy-3-cyclohexene-1-carboxylic-acid synthase encodes MKKGGQENVHHLFQCLYSLGVRHIFICPGSRNAPLINGAVSHNGFELHSVVDERAAGYMALGAAQITQVPVVIICTSGTALLNLFPAVAEAHQLHVPLIVLSADRPLLLLDCWENQSIHQKRVFGKYANKYIEWKGLLESKRALGKVDRIASKILTYSQFPDKGVVHVNFHFSEPLYFHEPISIYNPFSLVKTNKQFTAPIFHNHSVKTGRSLMVLCGTGSYQDSIAHELTLLSQQDALILCDISSPYRQLQSHQHWELLLNSITEEFWLKRKPETLITTGSFLLNKNLKNLIRKHPPKNHYHLADTNIVRDTFFTKPIILKTLGASLESDMQSNASFKQTWTQAMDSKSVQFTKLLQQQTELTDLWTVSQLMELLPHDAIIHAANSMSVRYVSVCAPNQSNRVYSNRGTSGIDGCLSTAIGAALADSKHEHFLISGDLAFFYDINGLWIEKLPKNLKIILLNNHCGNIFDMIPGPSTSKAGHLFTTPHTRTAHNIAQDFNIEYFTANKQQDFTQQVSAFLSCTSLAIFETTSDPQANQRIWKQLK; translated from the coding sequence GTGAAAAAAGGAGGACAAGAGAACGTACACCACTTATTCCAATGCCTTTACTCATTAGGGGTAAGACATATTTTCATCTGCCCCGGATCTCGTAATGCCCCTTTAATCAATGGTGCTGTATCGCACAATGGTTTTGAGCTACATTCAGTCGTTGATGAACGCGCTGCCGGATATATGGCTTTGGGTGCGGCACAGATAACTCAAGTACCGGTCGTTATTATTTGTACTTCCGGAACCGCATTACTCAATCTGTTTCCGGCTGTTGCAGAAGCGCATCAGCTACATGTACCTTTAATTGTGCTCAGTGCCGACCGCCCTTTGCTTTTATTAGATTGCTGGGAGAATCAATCAATTCATCAAAAAAGGGTTTTTGGGAAATACGCAAATAAGTATATTGAATGGAAAGGATTGTTAGAATCAAAACGCGCATTGGGAAAAGTAGATCGGATAGCTTCCAAAATTCTTACATATTCCCAATTCCCGGATAAGGGTGTCGTTCATGTAAACTTTCACTTTTCAGAACCATTGTACTTCCATGAACCTATTAGCATTTACAATCCTTTTAGTTTAGTAAAGACAAACAAACAATTCACAGCTCCGATTTTCCATAATCACTCTGTTAAAACAGGCAGAAGTCTAATGGTGCTGTGCGGTACAGGCAGCTACCAAGACTCTATTGCACATGAATTAACATTGCTATCGCAACAAGATGCGCTAATCTTATGCGACATCAGTTCTCCTTATCGTCAGTTGCAAAGCCATCAACATTGGGAGTTATTGCTTAACTCAATTACAGAGGAATTCTGGCTTAAACGTAAACCAGAAACACTTATTACAACAGGGAGTTTCTTACTAAATAAAAATTTAAAGAATCTTATTAGAAAACATCCCCCCAAGAACCATTACCATCTTGCTGATACAAACATTGTTCGAGATACATTCTTTACAAAACCTATTATCCTAAAAACACTTGGGGCATCATTAGAAAGTGATATGCAGAGCAATGCGAGTTTTAAACAAACTTGGACTCAAGCGATGGATAGTAAAAGTGTTCAGTTTACAAAACTGCTGCAACAACAGACAGAATTAACAGATTTATGGACAGTATCACAATTAATGGAACTGCTCCCACACGATGCAATCATCCATGCAGCAAATTCCATGTCTGTGCGCTATGTATCAGTATGCGCGCCAAATCAAAGTAACAGAGTGTATTCAAACAGAGGTACCAGCGGCATAGACGGCTGTCTATCAACTGCTATTGGAGCCGCCTTGGCAGATTCAAAACATGAACATTTTTTAATTAGTGGTGATTTAGCCTTTTTTTATGACATCAATGGGCTTTGGATTGAAAAACTGCCGAAGAATCTGAAGATTATTTTACTTAACAACCATTGTGGGAACATCTTTGACATGATTCCCGGTCCTTCAACAAGTAAAGCCGGGCATTTATTTACGACCCCTCATACACGTACCGCACACAATATTGCACAAGATTTTAATATAGAATATTTTACGGCAAATAAGCAGCAAGATTTCACCCAACAGGTCTCGGCTTTTCTTAGTTGCACATCTTTGGCAATCTTTGAAACAACCAGCGATCCACAAGCAAACCAACGAATCTGGAAACAATTAAAATAA